The Kribbella shirazensis genomic interval GAGCGCAGGAAGGCCTTCGAGCAGTGGTGGAAGATCTCCTCGATCTCGACCAGGAGGGCGAGCTGCGGGCGGTTGCCCTTCACGATCATCTCGTCGAAGAACGGCGCGTCCCGGACGATCCGGGCGCGGCCGTTGATCCGGAGCGTGTCGCCCCGGCCGGGCAGGAAGTAGATCAGCCCGACGTGCGGGTTGGAGAGGATGTTGGTGAACCCGTCGACCCGCCGGTTGCCGGCGCGCTCGGGGATGGCGATCGTGGTGCCGTCGAGGATCTTGGTGAACCCGGCCGGGTCGCCCTTGGGGGAGACGTCGCAGGTGCCGTCGCCCGCGGAGGTGGCGATCAGGCAGAACGGCGAGGCCGCGAGCCACTGCCGGTCGAGGTCGTGCAGTTCCTTGCGGGTCTTGCCGGCGGCTGCTGCCAGCGGCTGCGGGACGATCTCCCGCAGTTCGTCGTACGTCGTGATCTCGACCAGTCCGGGGATCTCCATCAGGCGGCGTTCTCCTCTACCAGCGACGGCGTGGCGTCCTCGTTGACGGCCCTCGTCCGCGCAGCCCATCGTACGGCGGGACCAGTTGCGCAACTGGTCCCCAGGAACAGGGCGCCGACCGCGATCCAGCCGATCGGACCCCAGCCGAGGACGGCCGTGGTGAGCAGCGCCGGGCCGAGCATCCGCGCGATCGCGGGACCGGTGCCGAAGAAGCCCTGGTACTGCCCCTGCTTGCCAGCGGGGGCGAGTCCGAAGCTGATCTCCCAGGCGCCGGACGCGAGCTTCATCTCACCGAGGGTGAGGAGGGCGGCGGCCACGATCAGGGCGACAGCCGCGGCGGTGGGGCTCAGGTCGGCGGCCGTGACGGCGAAGACGGCGCAGGCGGTAAGCATCGCGATACCGGCGTACCGGACGGAACGGGCCGCGGTGCGCAGATCCTTGACAGCGTTGGCGATCCGGACCTGGAACAGCGTCACGCCGAGCGTGTTCACGATCATCAGCGAGGCTACGGCCCAGCTCGGCGCGTCGGTGCGCGTGACGATCCAGAGCGGGCCGACCAGGCTGATCAGCGGCATGAAGAGCAGCATGACGGCGTTGATCAGCGCGAGTACGGCGTACGGGCGATCGCGGAGTACTGCGAGCCTTGGCTCACCTGCGGTGCGGATGCTGACCGCGATGGGCGGGACCCGGCGGATGAGGGCGGCAGCGACCAGGAAGCTGAGGGCGTCGATCGCGAACACGATCAGGTACGCCGCTGTGTTGTCGAAGCGGAGCGCAACGCCGCCGAGAAGGGCTCCGACGGCGAGGCCCGCGTTGACAGTGGACTGCAGGAACGCGCGGATCCTGGTGCGCTCGGCTGGTCGTACCAGGCCGGCCAGGAGTGCCTGCCGTGCTGCCGTGAGGCCGGTCTGACTGCACGCGTAGACGATGGCGGCGATGAGGAAGGCTGCGAAGCTTCTGACCACCAGGAACGACGCGACCGAGGCTGCAGTGGTGAGGGCCAGCAGTGTTGCGGCGCCGCGTGCGCCGTAGTGGTCTGCGAGGTTCCCCAGCGGAACACCCGCCAGGAATCCGAGCAGCCAGGCGATCGTCAGCCCCAGGCCGACCTGCGCGGTCGAGAGTCCGACCACCCGGGTGAAGAACAACGCCGAGGTGACGACGAACGCACCGTCGCCGACCGAGTTGGCCAACTGCGCCATCGCCAAGCTCCGCGGCGCTCCGGCCGGCGGAAGCATCTGCCCAAGTCTGCTGCTCATGCACTCGAGCCTAGGGCCGCAACGGCCCAGCTCCGAGGTCCATTCTGACCGTGATCTGTTGGGCCATTTTGGTCTGTGGAAAACCCTGGGCGGGCGTCGGGATCGCGGCATCTTTACCAACATGAGCTTCGAGAACCTGCCCGCCACCTGGACCGACCACCCACTCACCGACCCCACTGTCACCGCCGACGTCGTGGACCTGATGGTCAGCCACGGCGACCGCCGGCGAGGCACCCTCACAGCAGTCGTCTGCGACCCCGACGCCCGCTACCGAGCCACCGTGATCATCGAGCTCCCACCCACGGTCGAGCTACGACGCCTGGCAGATCCGGACACCCGAACCATCCCCAACCCCAACGACCTCTGCCAAACCGCCCTGCACCCCATCATCCCCGCCGTCCGGACCGCGCCCGGCACCTCCCTGATCCTGGCCCTGGGCCGCCCCGGCCCCGCCCACCTGCCCGCCCACGACCAAGAATGGTCCCGAGCCGCCCACGCCATCTGCAAAGCCGCCGACGTGCACCTACTCGGCTTCTACATAACCACCAAAGAAGGCATCCACCAGTCCCACCCCGTCTCCGACCCGACCGCCGCCTAACCCCCGAACTCCGCGCTCAGCGGGCACGCCCACCCGCCGACCCCTGCGCCGCCCGCGACCAACCACGACCGAAACCGGCGCGCCCGCCCCGCCGGACCGGCGGCATGACCGCCCAGCAGACCTGGCGCGCCCACCTCCCCGCACCCCACACCCCGGCAACACCGCGCTCGCCGAGCGTGCCCACCCGCTAACCCCTGCACCGCCCGCGACCAACCACGACCGAAACCGGCGCACCCGCCCCGCCGGACCGGCGACATGACCGCCCACCAGACGTGGCGCGCCCACCTCCCCGCACCCACGCCCCCGCACCCACGCCCCGCCCCCACACCCACGCCCCCACCCACGCCCCCACCCACGCCCACGCCCCGCACCACGCCCCCACCCCGCACCACGCCCCCACACCCACACCCGAGGCCCCCACGCCCGAGGGCCCACGCCCGAGGCCCCACGCCGCGCTCGCCGAGCGTGCCGCATGTGCTGGTGCCCGACGACCCCGCGACATGACCGCCGCCCAGCGCAGCCGGCGCGCGTCCAGCCCTGCGCGCACCGAAGGGCGTCCTCGCCGTGGATGCCCCGGGCGCGCGGCCTGCGCGCTGGCACGGTCGTGCGCACGGGTGAACGCCCAGTGGAAGCGGCGCGTTCAGCCCTGCACATAGATCGAAGGCGTGGTCGCCCTACGTGCGTCGTGTGCGCGCCTCGCGCGCTGGCCCCGTCGAGCCCGCGACATGACCCTCCAGCGGAGACGGCGCGCTCGGCCCCGCGCGCCCACCGGGTGGATCGTCGACGCCTTGAAAGCGGGTTCTCCTGGTGCTGGCTCTTCTTGCCGCGGGTGCGGCGCGGTGGTGCCTTGCTCCGCGCGGGACGAGTCCGGTCGCGGGGTCATGGCTTATCGCGGGCGAGTCTCGTCGGTGTACCAGCGGGTGCCGTGCTCGGGCGGTACCTCGGCGAGTGGTGCCGAGCGCAGCTGCGGGGTAGGTGGTCAGCGGACGCCGCGGGGGCGGAATTGGATGCTGATTCGGGGGCCGATGTGGCCAGTGGCCTTGGGGATGGCGTGTTCCCACGTGCGTTGGCAGGAGCCGCCCATGACGATCAGATCACCGTGGCCGAGCGGATAGCGGAGGGTGGAGGAGACTTCCGCGCCGGAAGCGCCCGGGCGTGGGCGGAGGGCGAGCACCCTGGGTTCGCCGACGGACAGGATCGCGACCATCGTGTCCTCGTGGTTGCCGCGGCCGATGCGATCACCGTGCCAGGCGACGCTGTCCTTGCCGTCGCGGTAGAAGCACAACCCCGCGGTCCGGAACGGCTCGCCCAGTTCCTCTGCGTAGTACGCGCTCAAGGCGTCCCTCGCCTGGTCCAGGATCGGCAGCGGCAGGTCGGCGTTCTCGCCGTAGAAACACAGCAGCCGCGGTACGTCGACCACCCGGTCGTACATCTGCCGCCGCTCAGCCTGCCACGGCACGTCCCGCGCTAGCCGCTCGTACACCTGATCCGCTCCCGTCAACCACCCCGGCAGCACATCCACCCAGGCCCCACGCCCCAAGTCGGTGCGCACCACCCCACCCAACGCACCCAACGCCGGCTCCGCGAACGCATCGAACAACGAGCCCTGAAGATCAGCACCCATACCCCCACCCTACCCGAAACTCGAACACCTGTTCCCCGCATTCGTCGCGGCGTCCACAGGCCCGCTCGCGATGCGCCCGCCTCTGTGAGGCGCCTGCTCCCGAATTCTGGGCGTACCTCTGCGCTTACGGCGGGTGCCGCATGTGCTGCCGTGCTGCCGTGCTGCCGTGCTGCCGTGCTGCCGTGCTGCCGTGCCGCCGTGGGCCATGTCCCGTGCCCCGTGCCCGATGCCCGTGCCCGATGCCCGTGCTCCCGTGCCCCATGCCCGTGCCCCATGCCCGTGCCCCATGCCCGTGCCCCATGCCGGTGCCCATGCCGGTGCCCCGTGCCCCCGTGCCCCCGTGCTCCGTGCGGCCGTGCCTCATGCCCGTGCCCCCGTGCGGCCGTGCCACGTGCCGCCTTACCGCCTTACCGCCGTGCGGCCCCGTGCTCCGTGCCTCCGTGCGGCCATGCCCCGTGCTGCCGGATAAGGGTTCACGCCTTCCGGGGTGCCGGCTGACTCCTGGCGGTCCGATCTCCATGAGTCGGCGGCGGCCGGGGAGGCCAGTTCCGGCCAGACGCATACACCCTTTCAGTTGCACTTAACGTGTGACGTTTCCCCTTGTGGATAAGGGATCTAGCCGCATCGCCGATTTGGCCGACTCGTCAAAGCGCGATAGACTCGAACACATGTTCGAGACAACTCTGGATGCACTCTCCACCCGCGACCTCCTGGAAGAGGCCGCGCGATGCCGCGCCGTCGCCAACCAGGCCGACGCGCGGTTGCTGGAGTGCGCCCAGAGGTACGCCGAACGCTTTCACCCGTCGGTGTGCGGTGTTCGCCCAGGCCGCCGGGTGAGTGATGGTTCCGAACGCGCCGTCGTCCTAGGCGGCGACGGCTGCCCGGAGATTGCGGAATTCGCGATTGCCGAGTTCGCGGTCGTCATTGGGGTGTCTCCCGGAGTCGGCCGCGAACTGCTCGGCGACGCGTTGGCCTTGCAGTATCGCTTTCCCCGCACGTGGGCCGAGATCCTGGCCGGACAGGCGACGCCGTGGAAGGCGCGGAAGATCGCGCGTGCCTGCGCCAAGTTGGATCAGGCAGGCGCGGAATACGTCGACCGCCGGGTGGCGGCGATCGTGGACACCATCTCCCCGTATCGACTGGAGAAAATCGTCGATGCGGCGAAGAAGTGCGCCGACCCGCAAGCCGCAGCCGAAGAAGCCGCCGAGGCGGCTGACAAGCGCGGCGTGTATGTCGGTTCAGGCGACC includes:
- a CDS encoding pyridoxamine 5'-phosphate oxidase family protein, translated to MEIPGLVEITTYDELREIVPQPLAAAAGKTRKELHDLDRQWLAASPFCLIATSAGDGTCDVSPKGDPAGFTKILDGTTIAIPERAGNRRVDGFTNILSNPHVGLIYFLPGRGDTLRINGRARIVRDAPFFDEMIVKGNRPQLALLVEIEEIFHHCSKAFLRSKLWKPETWQPDAVARRARIAQALERPDDDLATLEEYYGPAYEDKIYKVKY
- a CDS encoding MFS transporter, which encodes MSSRLGQMLPPAGAPRSLAMAQLANSVGDGAFVVTSALFFTRVVGLSTAQVGLGLTIAWLLGFLAGVPLGNLADHYGARGAATLLALTTAASVASFLVVRSFAAFLIAAIVYACSQTGLTAARQALLAGLVRPAERTRIRAFLQSTVNAGLAVGALLGGVALRFDNTAAYLIVFAIDALSFLVAAALIRRVPPIAVSIRTAGEPRLAVLRDRPYAVLALINAVMLLFMPLISLVGPLWIVTRTDAPSWAVASLMIVNTLGVTLFQVRIANAVKDLRTAARSVRYAGIAMLTACAVFAVTAADLSPTAAAVALIVAAALLTLGEMKLASGAWEISFGLAPAGKQGQYQGFFGTGPAIARMLGPALLTTAVLGWGPIGWIAVGALFLGTSCATGPAVRWAARTRAVNEDATPSLVEENAA
- a CDS encoding alpha-ketoglutarate-dependent dioxygenase AlkB translates to MGADLQGSLFDAFAEPALGALGGVVRTDLGRGAWVDVLPGWLTGADQVYERLARDVPWQAERRQMYDRVVDVPRLLCFYGENADLPLPILDQARDALSAYYAEELGEPFRTAGLCFYRDGKDSVAWHGDRIGRGNHEDTMVAILSVGEPRVLALRPRPGASGAEVSSTLRYPLGHGDLIVMGGSCQRTWEHAIPKATGHIGPRISIQFRPRGVR